A window of the Gossypium hirsutum isolate 1008001.06 chromosome A03, Gossypium_hirsutum_v2.1, whole genome shotgun sequence genome harbors these coding sequences:
- the LOC107886994 gene encoding pectate lyase isoform X1, whose amino-acid sequence MEITKLRLVFLFAFFTAIPRLWANIVEFDDFWKQREEEAWKLALASYEPNPENVTNHLNYKVNKALNKRSSNKIIEFKGVITNDTRRYLRGKHKKYTGPCMVTNPIDRCWRCRENWAENRKRLALCGLGFGRKATGGDEGNYYLVTDNSDDDVLNPKPGTLRYAVIQNKPLWIIFAKDMHIKLSKELIVQSNKTIDGRGANVHIAHGCGITLQFVHNVIIHNVHIHHIIESRGGLIRDSEDHYGYRTVGDGDGISIFGSSNIWLDHISMSECQDGLIDVIQGSTAITISNCHFTHHDHVILLGGSDTYSNDQYMQVTIAFNHFGKELIQRMPRCRWGFFHVVNNDYTHWKMYAIGGSTHPTIISEGNRYIAPNDPNTKEITNRNYAPESEWKNWVWRSEGDLYMNGAFFRTSGPPSPPNLSFSEKDVIKAKPATFVRRLTRFAGTLNCKQYVKC is encoded by the exons ATGGAGATAACTAAGCTAAGGCTTGTTTTTCTCTTTGCTTTTTTTACCGCAATTCCAAGGCTATGGGCAAATATTGTTGAATTTGATGACTTTTGGAAGCAACGTGAAGAAGAAGCTTGGAAGCTTGCCCTAGCATCTTATGAACCGAACCCAGAAAATGTTACTAATCACCTGAACTACAAAGTTAACAA GGCTCTTAATAAAAGAAGTTCCAACAAAATCATAGAATTTAAGGGTGTTATTACTAATGACACAAGAAGATACTTGAGGGGTAAACACAAGAAGTACACTGGTCCATGCATGGTGACTAATCCGATTGATAGGTGTTGGCGATGCAGGGAGAACTGGGCTGAGAATCGCAAAAGATTGGCGCTATGTGGGCTTGGTTTTGGTCGTAAAGCTACTGGTGGAGATGAAGGAAATTACTATTTAGTGACAGATAATTCTGATGATGAtgttttaaaccctaaaccaggAACTTTACGTTATGCTGTGATCCAGAATAAGCCATTATGGATTATTTTTGCTAAGGATATGCACATCAAATTATCAAAGGAGCTAATTGTTCAAAGCAATAAGACCATTGATGGCCGTGGAGCAAACGTTCATATAGCACATGGATGTGGAATTACACTTCAATTTGTGCACAATGTCATCATTCAtaatgttcatattcatcacattatTGAAAGTCGAGGTGGCTTAATTAGGGACTCTGAAGATCACTATGGTTATCGAACAGTCGGTGATGGAGATGGGATTTCTATCTTTGGATCATCAAATATTTGGCTTGATCATATTTCCATGTCTGAGTGCCAAGATGGACTTATTGATGTAATACAAGGTTCCACTGCCATCACCATCTCAAATTGCCATTTCACACATCATGATCAT GTGATCTTGTTAGGTGGAAGTGACACTTATTCTAATGATCAATACATGCAAGTCACAATTGCGTTCAACCATTTTGGAAAAGAATTGATACAAAGAATGCCTAGATGCCGATGGGGATTCTTTCATGTTGTTAACAATGACTACACTCATTGGAAAATGTATGCCATTGGTGGAAGCACGCATCCTACTATTATTAGCGAAGGCAACAGGTATATTGCCCCAAATGACCCCAATACCAAAGAG ATAACCAATAGGAACTATGCACCAGAATCAGAATGGAAGAATTGGGTATGGAGATCAGAAGGAGACTTGTACATGAATGGAGCCTTCTTCAGAACTTCTGGGCCACCCTCACCTCCTAATTTGAGCTTTAGCGAGAAAGATGTGATCAAAGCCAAGCCTGCAACATTTGTTAGAAGACTCACACGTTTTGCAGGGACTCTTAATTGTAAGCAATATGTCAAGTGCTAG
- the LOC107886994 gene encoding pectate lyase isoform X2 → MEITKLRLVFLFAFFTAIPRLWANIVEFDDFWKQREEEAWKLALASYEPNPENVTNHLNYKVNKCWRCRENWAENRKRLALCGLGFGRKATGGDEGNYYLVTDNSDDDVLNPKPGTLRYAVIQNKPLWIIFAKDMHIKLSKELIVQSNKTIDGRGANVHIAHGCGITLQFVHNVIIHNVHIHHIIESRGGLIRDSEDHYGYRTVGDGDGISIFGSSNIWLDHISMSECQDGLIDVIQGSTAITISNCHFTHHDHVILLGGSDTYSNDQYMQVTIAFNHFGKELIQRMPRCRWGFFHVVNNDYTHWKMYAIGGSTHPTIISEGNRYIAPNDPNTKEITNRNYAPESEWKNWVWRSEGDLYMNGAFFRTSGPPSPPNLSFSEKDVIKAKPATFVRRLTRFAGTLNCKQYVKC, encoded by the exons ATGGAGATAACTAAGCTAAGGCTTGTTTTTCTCTTTGCTTTTTTTACCGCAATTCCAAGGCTATGGGCAAATATTGTTGAATTTGATGACTTTTGGAAGCAACGTGAAGAAGAAGCTTGGAAGCTTGCCCTAGCATCTTATGAACCGAACCCAGAAAATGTTACTAATCACCTGAACTACAAAGTTAACAA GTGTTGGCGATGCAGGGAGAACTGGGCTGAGAATCGCAAAAGATTGGCGCTATGTGGGCTTGGTTTTGGTCGTAAAGCTACTGGTGGAGATGAAGGAAATTACTATTTAGTGACAGATAATTCTGATGATGAtgttttaaaccctaaaccaggAACTTTACGTTATGCTGTGATCCAGAATAAGCCATTATGGATTATTTTTGCTAAGGATATGCACATCAAATTATCAAAGGAGCTAATTGTTCAAAGCAATAAGACCATTGATGGCCGTGGAGCAAACGTTCATATAGCACATGGATGTGGAATTACACTTCAATTTGTGCACAATGTCATCATTCAtaatgttcatattcatcacattatTGAAAGTCGAGGTGGCTTAATTAGGGACTCTGAAGATCACTATGGTTATCGAACAGTCGGTGATGGAGATGGGATTTCTATCTTTGGATCATCAAATATTTGGCTTGATCATATTTCCATGTCTGAGTGCCAAGATGGACTTATTGATGTAATACAAGGTTCCACTGCCATCACCATCTCAAATTGCCATTTCACACATCATGATCAT GTGATCTTGTTAGGTGGAAGTGACACTTATTCTAATGATCAATACATGCAAGTCACAATTGCGTTCAACCATTTTGGAAAAGAATTGATACAAAGAATGCCTAGATGCCGATGGGGATTCTTTCATGTTGTTAACAATGACTACACTCATTGGAAAATGTATGCCATTGGTGGAAGCACGCATCCTACTATTATTAGCGAAGGCAACAGGTATATTGCCCCAAATGACCCCAATACCAAAGAG ATAACCAATAGGAACTATGCACCAGAATCAGAATGGAAGAATTGGGTATGGAGATCAGAAGGAGACTTGTACATGAATGGAGCCTTCTTCAGAACTTCTGGGCCACCCTCACCTCCTAATTTGAGCTTTAGCGAGAAAGATGTGATCAAAGCCAAGCCTGCAACATTTGTTAGAAGACTCACACGTTTTGCAGGGACTCTTAATTGTAAGCAATATGTCAAGTGCTAG